The following proteins are co-located in the Calliphora vicina chromosome 2, idCalVici1.1, whole genome shotgun sequence genome:
- the LOC135950694 gene encoding uncharacterized protein LOC135950694, giving the protein MPATRSTTEQSSASADVPNPAAGDTPTPNSSFAMKIPRFWKENPLLWFAQIEAQFALHHVTNERMKYFIILADLDAEVLSQVSDIVMNPPNTYKQIKQRLIEHFSVSEEKRIKTLLTTVEIGDKKPSALLREMKGLANGGVTEDFC; this is encoded by the coding sequence atGCCTGCAACACGTTCTACAACTGAACAAAGCTCAGCATCAGCCGATGTTCCGAATCCAGCAGCTGGTGATACACCCACCCCAAATTCATCTTTTGCCATGAAAATTCCTCGTTTCTGGAAAGAAAATCCGCTTCTCTGGTTTGCACAAATTGAAGCTCAATTTGCATTACACCACGTTACCAATGAGAGGATGAAATACTTTATCATCTTGGCTGATTTGGATGCTGAAGTACTTAGCCAGGTGAGTGATATTGTTATGAATCCCCCCAacacatataaacaaattaagcaACGTCTTATTGAACATTTCTCTGTTTCCGAGGAAAAACGCATCAAGACTCTGTTGACAACCGTGGAAATTGGAGATAAAAAGCCAAGTGCCCTGTTACGAGAAATGAAAGGTCTAGCAAATGGTGGTGTCACCGAAGATTTTTGCTAA